From the genome of Streptococcus marmotae, one region includes:
- the dnaJ gene encoding molecular chaperone DnaJ gives MNNTEFYDRLGVSKDASQDEIKKAYRKMSKKYHPDINKESGAEQKYKDIQEAYETLSDAQKRASYDQFGAAGAQGGFGGGGFSGFDGAGFGGFEDIFSSFFGGGGASRNPNAPRQGDDLQYRIHLKFEEAIFGAEKEVSYNREATCRTCTGSGAKPGTSPVTCGRCHGAGVINVDTQTPLGMMRRQVTCDVCHGRGKEIKDPCHTCHGTGHEKQAHTVTVKVPAGVETGQKIRLAGQGEAGFNGGPYGDLFVVIQVQSSDKFERDGTTIHYKLNLNFVQAALGDTVHVPTVHGDVDLVIPEGTQTGKKFRLKGKGAPSLRGGVVGDQYVTVNIVTPTNLNEKQKAALKEFAVAGNISVHPQKKGFFDKVKDAFDDL, from the coding sequence ATGAATAATACAGAATTTTACGATCGTCTGGGGGTGTCAAAGGATGCGTCTCAGGATGAAATCAAAAAGGCTTATCGGAAAATGTCCAAGAAGTACCATCCAGATATCAACAAAGAATCTGGTGCGGAGCAAAAATACAAGGACATTCAAGAGGCTTATGAAACGCTTAGTGATGCCCAAAAACGTGCTAGCTATGATCAATTTGGGGCTGCTGGTGCCCAAGGTGGTTTCGGAGGCGGAGGCTTTAGTGGCTTTGACGGTGCCGGTTTTGGAGGATTTGAAGATATTTTCTCTAGCTTCTTTGGAGGTGGTGGAGCAAGCCGTAATCCAAATGCGCCGCGTCAAGGAGACGATCTTCAATACCGGATCCATTTGAAATTTGAAGAAGCGATTTTTGGGGCAGAAAAAGAAGTTAGCTACAATCGTGAGGCGACCTGCCGAACTTGTACAGGTTCTGGTGCAAAGCCAGGCACCAGTCCGGTCACTTGTGGTCGTTGTCATGGTGCTGGAGTTATTAACGTTGATACCCAAACGCCGCTTGGTATGATGCGCCGCCAGGTAACCTGTGATGTCTGTCATGGTCGTGGAAAAGAAATCAAAGATCCCTGTCATACGTGTCACGGTACAGGTCACGAAAAGCAGGCTCATACAGTTACTGTAAAGGTTCCAGCTGGCGTGGAAACAGGACAGAAAATTCGTCTTGCAGGTCAAGGAGAAGCAGGCTTTAATGGAGGCCCTTACGGTGATCTCTTTGTTGTCATTCAAGTCCAGTCTTCAGACAAGTTTGAGCGTGATGGTACGACCATTCACTATAAATTAAATCTAAACTTTGTTCAGGCTGCATTGGGGGATACGGTACATGTACCGACAGTCCATGGAGATGTCGATTTGGTGATTCCTGAGGGCACGCAAACGGGCAAGAAATTCCGCTTAAAAGGAAAAGGGGCACCGAGTCTGCGTGGAGGTGTTGTTGGTGATCAATACGTGACTGTCAATATCGTCACGCCAACTAATCTCAATGAAAAGCAAAAAGCAGCTTTGAAAGAATTTGCGGTAGCAGGAAATATCTCTGTTCATCCACAGAAAAAAGGATTTTTTGATAAGGTCAAGGACGCCTTTGATGATTTATAA
- the dnaK gene encoding molecular chaperone DnaK yields MSKIIGIDLGTTNSAVAVLEGTESKIIANPEGNRTTPSVVSFKNGEIIVGDAAKRQAVTNPDTIISIKSKMGTTEKVAANGKEYTPQEISAMILQYLKGYAEEYLGEKVTKAVITVPAYFNDAQRQATKDAGKIAGLEVERIVNEPTAAALAYGLDKTDKEEKILVFDLGGGTFDVSILELGDGVFDVLATAGDNKLGGDDFDQKIIDHMVTEFKKENGIDLSADKMAVQRLKDAAEKAKKDLSGVTSTQISLPFITAGEAGPLHLEMTLTRAKFDDLTRDLVERTKEPVRRALSDAGLSISEIDEVILVGGSTRIPAVVEAVKAETGKEPNKSVNPDEVVAMGAAIQGGVISGDVKDVVLLDVTPLSLGIETMGGVFTKLIDRNTTIPTSKSQVFSTAADNQPAVDIHVLQGERPMAADNKTLGRFQLTDIPAAPRGIPQIEVTFDIDKNGIVSVKAKDLGTQKEQTIVIQSNSGLTDEEIDRMMKDAEANAEADKKRKEEVDLRNEVDQAIFATEKTIKETEGKGFDAERDAAQAALDELKAAQEANNLDDMKAKLENLNEKAQGLAVKMYEQAAAAQQAAGGAEAATNPGQAGDDVVDGEFTEK; encoded by the coding sequence ATGTCTAAAATTATTGGTATTGACTTAGGAACTACAAACTCTGCAGTCGCTGTTCTTGAAGGAACAGAAAGTAAAATCATTGCAAACCCAGAAGGAAATCGTACAACGCCATCTGTTGTATCATTCAAAAATGGTGAAATCATCGTTGGTGATGCAGCAAAACGCCAAGCTGTAACAAATCCAGATACGATTATCTCTATCAAATCAAAAATGGGAACTACTGAAAAAGTTGCTGCAAACGGCAAAGAATACACACCACAAGAAATCTCTGCGATGATTCTTCAATACTTGAAAGGCTATGCAGAAGAATACCTTGGTGAAAAAGTAACCAAAGCAGTTATTACAGTTCCAGCTTACTTCAACGACGCACAACGTCAAGCAACAAAAGATGCTGGTAAAATTGCAGGTCTTGAAGTAGAACGTATCGTTAACGAACCAACAGCAGCGGCTCTTGCTTACGGTCTTGACAAGACAGACAAAGAAGAAAAAATCTTGGTATTTGACCTTGGTGGAGGAACATTTGACGTTTCAATCCTTGAGTTAGGTGACGGTGTCTTTGATGTTCTTGCGACTGCTGGGGATAACAAACTTGGTGGAGATGACTTTGACCAAAAAATCATCGACCACATGGTTACAGAGTTCAAGAAAGAAAACGGCATTGACTTGTCAGCAGATAAAATGGCTGTGCAACGTTTGAAAGATGCGGCTGAAAAAGCTAAGAAAGACCTTTCAGGTGTCACTTCAACTCAAATCAGCTTGCCATTTATCACCGCAGGAGAAGCAGGACCTCTACACTTGGAAATGACGCTTACTCGTGCGAAATTCGATGATTTGACACGTGACCTTGTAGAACGCACAAAAGAGCCAGTTCGCCGTGCTTTGTCTGACGCAGGACTTTCTATTTCAGAAATTGACGAGGTTATCCTTGTCGGTGGTTCAACTCGTATTCCAGCGGTTGTTGAAGCGGTGAAAGCTGAAACTGGTAAAGAGCCAAACAAATCTGTAAACCCAGACGAAGTTGTCGCTATGGGTGCTGCAATTCAAGGTGGGGTTATCTCTGGTGATGTCAAAGACGTTGTTCTTCTTGACGTAACACCATTGTCACTTGGTATCGAAACAATGGGGGGTGTCTTTACAAAACTCATTGACCGCAACACAACCATTCCAACTTCTAAATCACAAGTCTTCTCAACGGCAGCAGACAATCAACCAGCGGTAGATATTCACGTTCTTCAAGGTGAGCGTCCAATGGCAGCGGATAACAAGACACTTGGTCGTTTCCAATTGACAGATATTCCAGCTGCACCTCGTGGTATCCCTCAAATCGAAGTAACCTTTGATATTGACAAAAACGGTATCGTATCTGTTAAGGCTAAAGACCTTGGAACTCAAAAAGAGCAAACCATCGTTATTCAATCAAATTCAGGTTTGACAGATGAAGAAATTGACCGCATGATGAAAGATGCAGAAGCAAACGCAGAAGCAGATAAAAAACGTAAAGAAGAAGTTGACCTTCGTAATGAAGTTGACCAGGCAATCTTTGCGACTGAAAAAACAATCAAAGAAACAGAAGGCAAAGGTTTTGACGCAGAACGTGATGCGGCTCAAGCAGCTCTTGACGAATTGAAAGCCGCTCAAGAAGCGAATAACTTGGACGACATGAAGGCGAAATTGGAAAACTTGAATGAAAAAGCCCAAGGCCTAGCTGTTAAGATGTACGAACAAGCTGCCGCTGCCCAACAAGCAGCAGGGGGCGCAGAAGCAGCAACCAACCCAGGCCAAGCAGGCGATGACGTAGTAGACGGAGAGTTTACGGAAAAGTAG
- a CDS encoding helix-turn-helix domain-containing protein, giving the protein MSDIKIEIGKRIRSARLNKGLTQIDICDDESELTIRQLARIENGQAMVTLPKIIFLSLNLQYECTIKKT; this is encoded by the coding sequence ATGAGTGATATTAAGATTGAAATCGGAAAAAGAATCCGTTCGGCACGACTAAACAAAGGTCTTACGCAAATAGATATTTGTGATGACGAATCAGAGTTAACCATACGACAATTGGCTCGGATAGAGAACGGCCAAGCAATGGTAACGTTACCTAAAATAATTTTTCTATCCTTGAATTTACAATATGAGTGCACAATAAAAAAAACATAA